A window of Zalophus californianus isolate mZalCal1 chromosome 12, mZalCal1.pri.v2, whole genome shotgun sequence genomic DNA:
ATATCAATGGTGACCTTCTGCAGCATCTCGATCACTTGAACTTGTTGGGTGAAGTCGTGTAGCATGGCCGTGCCGCAGCCCCTCAGATAGGCTTCCAGGATCACGGCGAACCTCTGCTGATAGTGCCTGGACTGGGCTATCTCGCTTCTCAAGAACCAAAACAAGAAATGACCAATTCTTTTGTTCTGAGGGTGGGAACGAGAAGGATGAAATTATTGTGACTCACGCTCTGGCAGTCAATTCTTGCTAACTTTGGAAATGCCCCGCTATGATCGAAGTGGAAGGACTTACTCTTAAGCCTCGCTTCAGCAGAAATCGGGCCAGGGCGCTGTCGTGATATGGTTCAAATTTCACAGCCTGAGGGAAGAACACACGGGCACTTGTAGGACTGCATTCTGTGTTGGTTCATCAGGAAAAAGGGAATGGAGGGGAAATGGTCTGCCTTCCTGGGTCTTTCCGGGCGAGGGTGATGAGAATCTTACCAGTCACTCAAGTCAACCCTTTCTTTTCGAGGACCCTTTGGGCCAGAGTGAACCACTTGCTTAGGGCCTGGGCCTAGAAGCAAGAACACTTGACTTACCGTTATGTGCTTTTGATAACTTCAAAGGTGAAGTGGTAAGGCTTTAGCTCCCATTAAGGGCTTACTTGATTTACTGGAAGGACAGACAGGACCCACGGGAATGGCTATAACAAATCCACAAAAGTGGGATGTAAAAGAGCTTGTTGGAAAGGAAGTGGACAGTGGAGATAATAGTACATATAAGGAGAAAAGTATCTGTTAGATGTGAAGATCCTAAAAATCCTATCGCTCCTCTTTTGCTCAAGACGTTTGTTTGGCTTCTCACTGGCAAGTCACCAAGCTGCCTCACAGGCCCTTCCTGCAAGTAAATAGCAGGCCTGGACCGTCCACACAGAGTGATCACTACCCCCTGCCATGTGGCAGTGTAGACAGAGGTTTTTGTCTGAAAAGTCTCGGATTTTAGATGCTCCTTCAGGTTTCGTAGTTTTCATATGCTTTGGCTATCACAGAGATATTGACTTGGGTGGCAGACAGCTCTATGACTGAGGGAAAAGCACagtaaagtggaaaaaataattaagaatggTGGGTGTAtgaatatttgttatttcattctctgtatttacagtaAGTCTGCAATAGCTCATCATTTTAACAGCCGCAAGACTAGCAAATAAGATGCATACAAAAAGTTAGAGGGTGGATATCATGTGTATGCATAAAGAGAGGcttacatgaaattaaaaatactcttaGAGAGTATTTCCTTTACAAATAGAAGTGGcctatctttttttccccaaggaacCAAAGAAATTCCCATTCCACTTTATGTTTGCAGGCTTATAGGATTCTTGGTACAATTTCCAGTTCTTACTCTGGTTTTCCAGTTTGGAAATGATCAAGACTGAGTGATAATATCTCTCTTATCCCCATGCCGTCAAAGGTGCTTCTCATGGGTGTGGGCCAGTAGGTGTCTGTAGCTGCTGTGAAGGTCTGAATTCTGAAAATGTGGTTAGTTAGCCACTGACTTCAGAATCAGTTGTAAGTTTCTACCTCGAACGTGAGTCTTTTTGACCTTATTCATGTTTCACTTCTGTAAACACAATGTAGATCTCAACCAGGAGACCATTTTCATCAGGAATGAGTCATTCTGCCATATCTGAAAATGTCTCAAATAGTTTTACAAATGATGGCTCTTTCTCAAATTTATGACCACAAATTCAATGTTAGTGTTACTTATTGACCTCTTTCATTTAAAACAGTTCCAAGAAGAATGCTATTCATTTTCGAGTTCTGCAAAATTGACTTGtgaaaatgacaatgaaaaataattcatcagtgaattaaatttcattaattttcatttgtgtgaTGACAGTATCTGAATTAAGTCggcagagaaaaaatattaagtacattTAATAGATGAAAACAAAGGTCGAGTGTCATGTTTCAAGTATCCACCTAATGAGAAGGTGAAGATTCAGAGTTGAAGTTGAGAATATCCAAAATGCTCATCAGAAAACTCCGGGGCCTTCCTCTAATGATGGCTAATGATTTGGCTGTTTAGTGTCTAACACAGCCTGGGATCTCAGGTCAAACATCACATACTCAAAACTGTCCCTGGTTTCCTCCAGCTAAATTAAGTATCCCCAGGACTCCTGCCTATTTTCTCATAATACTCTGCAGTTTTCCCCCAAAGCCTGTGAACAATTTGGTATTAaatatgtttgtatgtgtatgcatTTGCTGTCAATCTCCTCCACCGCACCACAAGCTATAAGGGGGTGGGCGGGCAGAGACTGGCTCGGTTGTGATCACCACTCTATATCTAGCATCCAGAACAGGGGAAACACTCAGTACGTGTTGTTGAATTAATAAAGGGACATGTCTGCactctaaaataaacatttctcttcCAATTCCTTTACTTCCTCTTCCTTGTTAAGCAGCACAGTACCATCCGGGAACGGCCGTGGTGTGTGGAATCATGCCTCCTTTTTTCCAACTTCCTAGGTAAATCGTAGTCAAATTGCTGAGCCCCTCTGGACAACAGGGAAAGATGTGAGAACCCCGAGTGGAAATCCTGGACCAGACCTGTCTAACGAGAGGGGCTTTCGAGGTGCCACCCAGAGAGGAGATGTTATTCTATGGATGGTGATGAGCGTGATCAGAGAGGCTGATCTTTTTTCTCTAGGACACACTATCCTGACACGGGGTTGATGCAGGATATTGGAGGCAGTGAAAAGAGTAAGGCCTGGAGTCAGACCTCCTGGTTTGGATTTCTGGTCTGATTCTTTCCCAATATGTGACCTGAAGCACACTACTTAGACTCTCCGTGCCCCTGTGTCCTTACacataaaatgcaaatgttaattTGACCTCCATCATAGTAGTTGGGAGAGTCCAATGTGAGAATACAGGAAAAGCATGCAAATCACATGGAGCCTCAGAGTCTGGGCACAAGGGAGCATTCAATAAATCGGATCTGTTACTCATACAGTAAATGAGAACAAAAGTACTCCTGTAGGGCCAGTTTTCCTAAAAAGCAAAATTACTTAGGTCTTCAAAATGCTTATTGGCAACCCCTGCAAGAGAGTAAAAAAGTAAATGGGACAGTTCACTATTTTTTGACATGGCTTCATCAGATCTACTGTGACTGATTGTGACGCTAGGGACAAAGGGCATTTGATGACAACTGGATGGGGTGCCCGCGTACACCCAAATAAACTCTTTGAGGAGAGTGCTCTGTGGAGCATAGCAGCATCCCTACCTGGACCAGCTGTAGCAGGTAATGCAGGACATCATCGTCCTCCAAGCTCTCCAGTTTCTGAACTGCGATGGCTCTTACGTTTTCATCCGAAAAGTTGCAGTCCAGGAGTTGCATCGTTAACCCAACATCCAAAGCACTTTGGTCCCAGACCTCCCGTCTGGCTAACAGTTGGTATGTTTTGGCTACAATTTCTTGCTGTCCCCATTTTACGGAGCTAAACAGTTTAGGATAGGCCTTTGGATGCTTAAGACTTTCATACCTAAAATGCCAGAGCAATTCTTTGTCCTCTGCCGTGAGAGGGTTAAGTGGATCAGTGGCTATGATCGCTTCCAGTTGCTTCCGAAGCTGGTTGGGCATTTCCGCTCGAACCCGGTCCCCTTCGGGGTCAGGGGTGGGCCGATGCTTAGGCAAGGCGATTGGGTGACAGTAGTTGTCCAGAAGAATGGAGATGGACATGGAGTTCTCCTTGTCTGGGTTGGTTGCCGACGTGAGCTTGTCTGCATTGAAGCTCCCTTGGTCTTCTCCCTTTCCGGAAATCTGCCACATGTGGAGTACATACTCCCCGTGGCGCAGCAGGAACCGGTGGTCTATCAGCAGCAGGTTCACGTAATAGAGAAGCTGAGCTTTGCCTTTGGACTCGGAACCGGGAGTCTCTGCAGAGGCCTTGCCAGACAGCGCTGGAGCTTTGCTGCAGTAGATCTGGAGGTTCAGTAGAGCTCCTCTGGGTAGGTCTTTGATTTTGATACTGAACTCAAGCCATACGTTCCAGAGCACCTCCTCCGTGAAGGGTTTGGGGCTGGTTCTCCTCTGGCAAAGGACCTGCTGCCCGTGCTGGATGTTTGCCTCCACAAAAACCGTGAGGTCGGCGTTCCGGGGCAGGACAGGGATATCAATGCCTCTGATTTTGACCCTGAACTTCCGGTCGCAGTCCCACAGGGACACGGTGAACACACTCTCGTGGTCCTTCCCGTGAATGGTCAGCTGCTCGTGGTAGCCAGTGACTCCTGTGCAGTCGTCCACCAGTGGCCACTCTTCTTTCCTCACCTCGTCCAGGGCTGGGTCTGGAGGCGAGTCCAGCACCAGGTGAATCTCCTCTCCGTTCTTGAGGCAATGCCTCACCCACTGGAAGTTTTTGATGGGCGTTTCACCTACCAGGTACTCGTCCCGGCCGCAGACGCGCAGCACAAAATCCTGTTCGCTTTGGCTCTCCGGGATATCCATCAGAGACTTCTTCTTGGCCATCTTGGTGAAGAAGCTCTGGAGGATGGTGCCTGGGGTGTCGTCGGCCGAGACCTTGATGGTCTGGCTGGTGGTGCTGCGGTGAATGATGATGAAGATGCAGTTGTTGGTGATCTTCTTCAGCAGATACTCCGGGAGGGGCTTGGAGGTCACCCACGGGTGCATGGCGTAGAGCTTGGGGTCGCGGCCAGCCACCTCGACCATGCGCGGCGTGACCAGGCGGCGGCGCGTGAACTCGAGCTCGTTGTCGTGCACGTTGCTGACGTCGGTGACGTCGTAGCCGATCAGGGCGGTGAGCTGCCGCTGGAAGGCCAGCGTCTCCTCGGAGGGCGCGCGCCGCTGCACCACGTGGATCTGGCCCGGGCTCCGGTGCAGCACCTGCCAGTAGCGCAGGCAGTCCAGGGTCTGCACCACCTGGTGCTTGTCGTAGATCTCGTACCACTGGCCCTTCTTCTGGTAGAGCAGGAGGAAGTGGTCCGGCCCGAGCCGGTGGTAGAAGTCCGCCGCCGCGCTCGTCTCCAGCGCGCGCAGCCACACCTGGGCCTTCATCTGCTCCACGTTGCCGTGGCCGGCCACGTGCAGCAGCGCCGTCTCAGGGGTCTTGCTGTTGCGCTGGCTGGTGGGCAGCACGAACTCGATGGGGATGAGCTCCATGGAGGACAGGCTGGCTGCGGAGCTGCGCGGCTTCATCCTCCGGCGCCGGCGGCCGTTGTCCTCTCTCAGAACCACGGGCTGTTCATGGTGCTTCAGCTCCATGCCCGACATGACCTGGGAGCACAGACACAGGGAAGGCactttctgtttacattttttccacgaggtggcagaaggagaagggcgAAGAATGGCAATGATGCGCGCACGAAGatacggggggcggggggcgggtttGGAATCGGGGCCCGTGAATCCTGATCCCGCCACTTAGCACCTGGCTGCCTTGAGCTAGTTAAATGATCTCTTCGTCTGTTTCCCACCTGTCAGTTGGGGTTCGGAATACCTCAGACGGTGGAGGTGAGGATTAGATAAGGTAATATCCTTGTTCAGTATGGGCGATAGGTATATGGGAGTTCATTTATTGTGTACTCTCATTACGtctgaaaatttaattaaaaagagacaTGTAAAGCACTCATCTCGCACGGTCCCTGACATGTTACGATGGCTCCAAGTGGTTAATTGTTGTTCTTAAGCATACTGATACGGATAGAGGAGTAAAATCATCCACTTAAAGGGCCGAGTTCTAATTTACAAGGCGCAGTGTGAGATGCTGAAACCCACTTTGAAAACAGGCCTTCAACTTGTTTTGTCTTTGGTCAGTCTGACACTTCTCCTTGGGACTCAGACACCTCACCCAACCATGCTGCACATTCGTGATTTTCAAGCTGTCTGGATCAGGTATCTACTCTCTAGCCAACTTCCtgtcttttgcttttcattttttccctttctagttAGGAAAGGTAGTAATTTCATTGATAATATTCAAAACCATCAGAATGGGTGAAGTTGCAAAGCAAGAATATTTGCAGGTATTTAAGTTTTTGAATTGTGAAATGTCTTTGCTCCATTAGAGCAGTATCTTAGGAGAGTCCCCCAAGGCTGTGCTCTTCTGGTAGGAATGTTCAGATGTTTAATTTTGCACCAATTCATTCCATCTGCTCTGCCTTCCATAGTGGAGAAGCcacaggatggaaggaaggatttCTCGACTCCAGTGACCTGCTATCTGGACCCCAATGGataatttaacttcttttttgcCCTCATATTTTCATCTCTATAATGAGAATTCACAAATTTATTCTCATCAGTTCACTCTTTTCCTAAATCTTTAATAAGTACCTACCCTTCACAAAACATTTCAGTATAAATGTGACAGAATGCAATAGGAAACACttcaaataaatactaaaaatattaaaattgaaatacaatggagggtttttattttcatacttaTATCATGGCATTGTAAGTTATATTCTAAATAAGAATCAAATATCGAAACAAAAATTAATGTTTCAGAAAATATCGTTTACTCTCTTAAATGACTAATGTTAGTGAGACTCGTAACTACTTATTTCCTTAAGAAATAGCAGACCATTTGATGTGTACCAAAAAGGAGAGTTTGATTAAAAGATGATCAAGACAAGGTTCATTAGATCCAAACTTCTATTCAAATCTTGACCTCAATTTACTTTTAAAGTCAACATCCCCTCTCTTCAAAAATGATGAAGTTATATTTAGTAGAGACATGAAATCAACTGTCCCAAAGGACTATCTCTTGCAGCTTTTAATTCACTGTTTGGTCTGTGGCTACATTATAGATTAACTGCCAAAGAAGAGAACCATAAGATACATTTATATTGacaccaagttgaaataaaatagGTCCAAGTTGAGGCAAAAGACAAATACACAGCAATCACTTCTGCCTCTGCGATACCAAACAATCTCACAAGAtacaaaatgcagaagaaaacgGGCTGGCTAAATACTCACTGCTTTCCTTCATGGCTGAGGCTACGAAGCTCTCTCCTCTTAAGAGAAGGCGTCAGAAACACCGTTAGGCACAATAGGCACTAAGCATGCACTTGTAAGAACGTGAAGCCCAGCTGGCACAAGCCCCttgccctcccccttcctctcaaacaaaaacaaaacaacaaaaaaggacagATGCACCTGAAAAAGGTTTTGCCGGAACCTTGTGGATAGCCACATGTCTAGGTTGGACTAGACAATGACAAGGAGACATTCAGTGGTGGTATCATCTCAAGAACCGACAGCCATTCCAGATAAAAATATTCGAGCTGAGACGGAAGTGTCACTAGCCCGAGTCAGACCCAACAAAAGGGCAAAAAATAGAAGGAAGTAATACCTGATAAAGCAGCGGAGGTGATGATGCTGAAGgatcatttgtttaatttttgaaaacaaaacaaattcgaATCTACCCAGTGTGCCTCTAAACTCTTCCGCTTTTCTGGGTCTCCCTGCATATCCAGATGCAGAGGAAGTGTTGCAGTTACCAGGAAGGAAGTTTTAACCAAGTTGATTATACGTGTGATTGCTCATTTTAAAAGTGTCAGAAATGCATTTCCTGTTAAGCCCAGAGTGAAGCATGAGAGTGAACAATGTTTACCATACATATATTCTCCGCtttgaatgaattttttagaAGGGGAGAGgctgaaacaaattaaaatacacaCTCATAAGACATAAACACACGAGACAGAAATAGATAGTTTTTTCTAGATAGTTCTGAGAAGAAAAGGCCTAACAGCCACAATATTAGACAAACAGCCTGGTAGGAAGATTTTTAAGAGCCACACTAAACCCATTAGTCCTGCAAAGCtcactgaattaatttttttttccatgggaATTCAGATGGACCCTTGTTCATACGCTGTAACTGAGGGATGGGGGGAGAGAAACCTAGTGATCCAGGGACCTGAGTTACCACACTGAATATTTTCAAAGACAAGGTCTGGGAGCTTGCTTCTTTACCTTGCTGAgacatttctctgtattttcagaGCATTGAGGGTCCAAAATATCACTGGTATGTCCATGTGTATTGTAGGGGGAGACTTACTGTGAGCAATGATTGGCTGCAGAAAAAATAGAAGGTTCCTTGGTGTCATGGGAGAACTAGGGAGCTGAGCACTGTCTTATCATCAGACAGACTGTGTcactgagatatatatatatgtatatggctGGAGTCCCATGGGAATAGAGAATCCATAGAAAAGCCAtcctaaataatttttagagTAGTTCTGTATTTTCCAGGTGACCTCAATTCCTTCTGGAACCCCGAAGCCCACTCAGATCCTCAACCagtgtcccctcccctccagcccagggTTTCCTGTACTAGAGTTCACACCCAAGGACCTATAATCCTTGACAGCAGCAGACGAACCATTTGATTCGAAGACTGCCTCCCAAATATTTAGAGGGGCCTCATCAGCTTCCCCAAGTATATTCCTATTTAGGAATACTCCCTTAGGAGGCTGGCAGATTTAGAAGCCTCAGAGCTGGCCCTCCTGGTTGATTCTGAATGAGGGGCCAAGGAACCATCTGGAGGAGTTGGCCAAGCTGTGCTTCCCCCAGAGTGTTGAAGGGAGGCTAATGGGGGCAGATGAGCTGACCACAGAGGGGCCATGAGCTTGGCCAGCTCTGTTCCCAAACCATTCAACAGATCCCTTCCTAGCCCTGGCTCAGTCACACTCAGGGGACACATCCCAACCTGATCACCCCCTCCACCCTGCACTTCCCATACATAGGCATTAGTATTCTGAAGTGCTAGACGCTGGCTCTTGGGTCTCCTTGCCGCTGAAGGAACTACTCAGCTAAGTCCAATTATGCAAATATTGTCTGTTCTATGACTGAACTTGCAAACAGTTCAGGCTTTATTGGTGGTTTGAGATTAAAACTACCCTGCCCTTCCCCAAATTCTAATATAGCCGCTAAAATTTGACTATATGTCATAAGCGTTCCAAGGCAGAAGTAATGGTCAATGTCTCCTTCCTTTCTGTGGATACTTCCTCCTTGCAGAAGAATCCTTTACTAGTTAGGGCCTCTTTCATCCTCAGTTAGAAGACCTCTAGGCTTCATCATTTACCTGCTTTATTgatatgtttctcttttcttctctaccCTCCCTTCTGTGGATCTCCATGCATCTAGCACCACGTTTTATTATCAGTAGACATACATGAACTTCTATATCACTTCCAACCATCACAGGAATGACAAGGTAGGACAGATGAGCAAATAATCCCGTAAGATCTGTCAGTGGTTaataaacagattaaaaatgaatcatttggggcacctgggtggctcagtcgttaagcatctgccttcggctcgggtcatgatcccagggtcctgggatggagccccgcatcgggctccctgctccgcgggaagcctgcttctccctctcccactgcccctgcttgtgttccctctctcgctgtgtctctctctgtcaaataaatacaatcttaaaaaaaaaataaaaataaaaatgaatcatttgCTATGAGGAAAGCTCAGTGTGATAGTCTTCAGAGGGATTATTTATGGTCTAGTTGGAGAGATGAGATGTGCAGAAGCAAAGTTAGGATGTACAATATGATAGTACGTATAGGTCAGATTAAGTACATTATATAATGTTTGTTACAAAAATATAACAGTTTGAGGGAAGAGATCACTTTgggtggaatttaaaaaaaatttaatatgcagAGGGAGGCCTAGGATTTAAGGTAGGAGGAGGAATCAGAGGGGAAGGTTTCCAAGCCTCAAAGTATTTGGGGGACAGTGAGCAGATCAGTTTGCTGAAATGGAGGGTTTATGAAAGACAGCAGTGGGAGATACGGAGATTCGGGGAAAGACATGGGAAGACTGGCATGGGCTTCCCGAACGTATTTCATGTCCTGGCACACGTGAATAATAACAACATTTGTATGGCGCACTGGGTACAATGGACTGACTCTTTGTGTCCCCCAGCCGATTCAGATATGGAAATCTTAACCCCCAATGTAGTAGTATTAGGTGGGGGCCTTTGGGGATTTGTGCCTTTGTAAAAGGAACCACAGAGCTCTCTGGCCCCCTTTCTGCTGTATGAGGACACACGAGACTATGGCAGCCTGGAAGAGGGCCCTACTAGAACCTGACCATCGGGTACCCTGATGTTGGATGTCTAGCCTTTGCAAGCCTGAGAAATACATGTTGGTCGTTTACAAGCCATCCAGTCTATAGTTCTTGGTGATAGCAGTGCAAACTGATTGTGCCACTAAGGTCAAGTGAAGAGGCTCCTCAAACCATGAGACAGTGCCTGCCTCTCCAAGGACCCCGATGCTTTTGGGGCACACTAATTGGCAAGCTCTATTATTGGTTGTTCTTCCTGGTTGGGGCAGCTATCTGATGGAGACATCTAGGTATATTTTTGACTTGAAAAAGCACTAGAAcccatcttttcatatgttttagtTCAGCCTCCAATGGCTTATCCAGTgtgaacaaaaatgcaaaagtcATTTTAATCCAGCAATTTACTTTACTTCGATACCTTCCTTTGTTGTCTGGGCACAAATTCCAATCTTTGTGAAAATTTTTGGCCCATAGATGAAAGAGAAGCATCCCAGTATTGTAGAAACACTAGCAATCCTGAGAACTAGGTTTATTTCTGCTTATTCTCTAGACCTAATATTTGCTCATTCATCTCTCTCAGCTTCCTAATCTGCCAAAGGGATAACAACCACCCTAATTATGTCATAGGAAGTTGTTCTAAGTCTTCATGTTTCAACGGAACATAAACTTATTGAACTATACTATGGAAGACATTGTGTTGGATGTTCTAGAGGACATATAATTCCAGGTGTCACTCAGCCAATACCACATACAGAGGAAGAAGAGGTATGCCTGCTTCTGCATTGCTTTTTCAGAGAGAGAACTTTCCCAGAAGCTTTCTGGGTTCCCTCTTGTCTCTGGCCAGAATTGTGGCAAGTGCCCACCTATCCCTCAGCCCATCGTTGGGAAAGGGGGTAGAAGTACATGAGTGGTTTCAACTAATCAGGATTTTCTCTGCTGAGTTCCTGGATGGCAGAGAAGTGTGGACACCAGAACAAAATGTCAGGGTTCTGATAGTAAGGACAAAAGGGTGCTGGGAAGGACAGCAGAAGAGTTTGTCAGAGCCTCGAATGCCATCAGGGTGGTAGGCTATTACCACCATGCCATGTGGGTAGAGGGGAGCCACTCcagggacagagaaaagaagCTACACGAAATCATCACAGTCCACAAACCCAAGGATCTACAGGCAGAGCCAGGTACCTGTGGGCCCTTCCATGCATTTTCCATTCTTATTATCAGTAATCGGTCACGCAGGGCACTTTTGCTGATACAGCTGAGTAAGCATTTCACACATTTCTAGAAaagatttttctgtaaattggTTTTGTAAAATTCCAGCTCCTTAGCATGATGCATCAGACCCTTTGTGATCTGTCCATTATGGTCTAACCTTAACTTGATGGCTTATCTTCTAAATCACCTCCCCGTTTGAATGAAACTGCTTTCTGCTCGCATACTTGCCATGCTGTCCGCACCTCTGTGCCTCCCCAGGCTCCTCTTTCTGCTCCACCTTCTCCCCTTAgtgttctctcccttctccttccccaatTCCCCGGGCCCCTCAGCCATTTGACCAACTCCTCCTCTTCAATACTCCATTTGCCTGACCTCCTTGGGGAAGGCCTTCTGGTTTGGGAAAGCACGGGGGGAGGGAAGTATTGTCTCCATCAGTAACCACTCCAAGAATAACAATACTGTCACCACCCACAAGAACAAACTCTCCCATTGCCCTTTCTATGTGATTTATATTGTTCCAAgccctttaaatatattatttaacccTCATAACTTGCGAAGGAGGGGCGCTCCTATTATCCTCATCCGCAGATAATGAAAGCAATGCACAGAGAAGTTAGGTGACTTGCCCTGGGTCCCACAGCTGGGAAGGGCAGCTGTCCTAATGCTTCTTCCAGGGGAGGACAGCTCTTTTACCGGGCTGTCTCCTCCATCAGACTGGGACTTCTCAGGGACAGTGACTGCTCTGCTCATCGCCGGATTCCCCAGGGCCTAACACAGTGCTTGGCCCATGCAAAGCAAGGGCCTTGGTAAATATCTGTGGAGTGGATATTTTGTATAGAATATCTGTTTTGAAAAtcagtggaggggcgcctgggtggctcagtcatgatcccagggttctgggatcgagtcctgtgtggggctcccttgctcagtggggagtctgcttctcctctgcctgccgctccgcctgcttgtgctctctctctgacaaataaatagataaaatcttaaaaaaaaaaaaaaaagaaaatcagtagatTCCCTTGCACTTACAGGAAGCAACAGGAATATTGGGTGATCCTCCTGAAATCTCCCAGATCAACCAAAACTcaggcaccccctccctcccatctaaTCATGTAACCCAAAGCCCTGCAGTTT
This region includes:
- the PIK3CG gene encoding phosphatidylinositol 4,5-bisphosphate 3-kinase catalytic subunit gamma isoform isoform X3, with amino-acid sequence MWLSTRFRQNLFQVMSGMELKHHEQPVVLREDNGRRRRRMKPRSSAASLSSMELIPIEFVLPTSQRNSKTPETALLHVAGHGNVEQMKAQVWLRALETSAAADFYHRLGPDHFLLLYQKKGQWYEIYDKHQVVQTLDCLRYWQVLHRSPGQIHVVQRRAPSEETLAFQRQLTALIGYDVTDVSNVHDNELEFTRRRLVTPRMVEVAGRDPKLYAMHPWVTSKPLPEYLLKKITNNCIFIIIHRSTTSQTIKVSADDTPGTILQSFFTKMAKKKSLMDIPESQSEQDFVLRVCGRDEYLVGETPIKNFQWVRHCLKNGEEIHLVLDSPPDPALDEVRKEEWPLVDDCTGVTGYHEQLTIHGKDHESVFTVSLWDCDRKFRVKIRGIDIPVLPRNADLTVFVEANIQHGQQVLCQRRTSPKPFTEEVLWNVWLEFSIKIKDLPRGALLNLQIYCSKAPALSGKASAETPGSESKGKAQLLYYVNLLLIDHRFLLRHGEYVLHMWQISGKGEDQGSFNADKLTSATNPDKENSMSISILLDNYCHPIALPKHRPTPDPEGDRVRAEMPNQLRKQLEAIIATDPLNPLTAEDKELLWHFRYESLKHPKAYPKLFSSVKWGQQEIVAKTYQLLARREVWDQSALDVGLTMQLLDCNFSDENVRAIAVQKLESLEDDDVLHYLLQLVQAVKFEPYHDSALARFLLKRGLRNKRIGHFLFWFLRSEIAQSRHYQQRFAVILEAYLRGCGTAMLHDFTQQVQVIEMLQKVTIDIKSLSAEKYDVSSQVISQLKQKLENLQNSSLPESFRVPYDPGLKAGALVIEKCKVMASKKKPLWLEFKCADPTALSNETIGIIFKHGDDLRQDMLILQILRIMESIWETESLDLCLLPYGCISTGDKIGMIEIVKDATTIAKIQQSTVGNTGAFKDEVLNHWLKEKCPIEEKFQAAVERFVYSCAGYCVATFVLGIGDRHNDNIMITETGCLRQGLPSPSSPHKPADHPVLHDADDGNAPVNKQRRYRIYSGRPNSGEE